The genomic window AGATGGAGCTTCTTTTGAAAGAGAAGTATACCCTAAGTATTAGATATTATTAAAACTTAATAAATATTTGAAACTCCTATTTTTAGTGAATAGGAGTTTCTATGTTGCTCTAAACTTTTTTATAATAAGTTTCAAAACCTTAACAATATTTATTGCTAACTTTCAATTTTAATATTAGAATATGCTTATATTTAAATATAAGCATATTCAACTGTAGTGGAGATGATTTTTTGGAAATAGTAGATAGTCAATCAAATGCTTCTTGTCATCTTAATAAACTAAAAGGTGCAAAGCTGATTAAGGCTAGAAAGGATGCTCAGTGGACATACTACAGTTTGAATGAAAAAACATTAGTTGAGTATCCCTTTATTAAAACACTATTAG from Candidatus Syntrophocurvum alkaliphilum includes these protein-coding regions:
- a CDS encoding ArsR/SmtB family transcription factor; the encoded protein is MEIVDSQSNASCHLNKLKGAKLIKARKDAQWTYYSLNEKTLVEYPFIKTLLDDSLKNIEGLTQDQKRLILHREKESVQC